Proteins from a genomic interval of Helicoverpa armigera isolate CAAS_96S chromosome 9, ASM3070526v1, whole genome shotgun sequence:
- the LOC110369931 gene encoding 7SK snRNA methylphosphate capping enzyme bin3: MGSPEENVIACESNVVDNADNETAGEISENEICDSTDTSLNVSETNALNSCDANTSKEGDASGVGNSKKTKKKFRHGKKGHTPAKDNPDRSAIRRVNYIGTKFKQGRKRAQSFPSISKFFLPHKRPRKEVFIPPTKFLLGGNISDPLNLNSLQDEDINRAMNAVTPESSPLPTPPRHKAKIDVIIPPNIRDPLNLMEPLDNEEYEKRLEMQQRKPRKKARLRRRTTDNTSPTTEEPPEVVVEGQGAIKEPPPPEPSTSACKSRKRSCSDSDNASQKGKDPKKLRRMDSLDKIVSPVVPQPGAWMRARPQQRTAPPERPASPHRTKVKSTTDEEQKLPTFHPKNSRYQYGNYDRYYGYRNLNAMMDIRLQVFEMHRHLFQNKDVLDIGCNVGHISIAVARTLGARSVVGMDIDPMLIGQARKNLKSFIPVPTEPKRDDDKKADLEDDKKGDCDKCKEDKCDDCNIDQKLDKHEDLKKVLPLTGRKLRRPRKNRKAVHKLEQGQCFFPMSMTMLYGPLGDSTTEVTPPVFPGNVTFKQGNYVPREEVAVGSGPESPQFDLILCLSTTKWMHLNWGDAGLKRAFRRMFADLRPGGKLVLEAQNWASYKKKKRLTPTIYENFNSIELFPNKFRDYLLSPEVGFSKCCILGVPQHASKGFRRPIQLYVKGDFTPSKACWSDAYAPSSHHRPEAEQPRRTVYAPVAPAYRPSDDAPSCGAATPYSPNLDCCADDSPFYNPRSDSYAPSYQPPRPTVYATLPSPLGSASPAASPAASPAPHASPAPDPMSARGFPEPRPHDD; encoded by the exons ATGGGTAGCCCAGAAGAAAATGTAATCGCTTGTGAAAGCAACGTGGTGGACAATGCTGACAATGAAACAGCTGGTGAAATATCGGAGAACGAAATCTGTGACTCTACTGATACATCATTAAACGTTAGTGAGACTAATGCACTTAACTCATGTGACGCGAACACCTCCAAGGAAGGGGATGCATCTGGTGTGGGTAATTCGAAAAAGACCAAGAAGAAATTTCGGCATGGCAAGAAGGGACACACTCCTGCTAAGGATAACCCGGACAGGAGCGCCATACGCCGAGTGAATTATATTGGTACCAAGTTTAAACAAGGCAGAAAAAGAGCACAGAGCTTTCCATCAATTTCTAAGTTTTTCTTACCCCACAAGAGACCACGTAAGGAGGTTTTCATTCCACCAACGAAGTTTTTACTTGGTGGAAACATATCAGATCCTCTTAATTTAAACAGTTTGCAAGATGAAGATATAAATAGAGCTATGAATGCAGTAACACCAGAATCTTCACCTTTACCTACACCTCCTCGACATAAGGCAAAGATTGATGTTATTATTCCTCCAAATATAAGGGACCCATTGAACTTGATGGAACCATTGGACAATGAGGAGTATGAGAAGAGACTTGAGATGCAGCAACGCAAGCCTCGCAAGAAGGCAAGGCTGAGGAGGCGCACAACAGACAATACTTCTCCTACCACAgaagagcctcctgaggtggtGGTGGAAGGTCAAGGAGCTATCAAGGAGCCTCCACCACCAGAACCCTCTACATCAGCATGCAAATCACGGAAAAGGTCCTGTAGTGATAGTGATAATGCATCACAAAAAGGAAAAGATCCCAAAAAGTTACGCCGGATGGACTCATTAGATAAAATAGTAAGTCCTGTAGTGCCTCAGCCGGGAGCATGGATGCGGGCGCGGCCGCAGCAGCGGACAGCGCCACCGGAGCGCCCTGCGTCCCCGCACCGCACTAAAGTCAAGAGCACCACTGATGAAGAGCAAAAGTTGCCCACGTTTCACCCCAAAAATTCAAGATACCAGTATGGAAATTATGACAG gTATTATGGCTACAGAAACTTAAATGCCATGATGGACATCAGATTGCAAGTATTCGAGATGCACCGGCATCTATTTCAGAACAAAGATGTGTTGGACATTGGATGCAACGTGGGACATATTTCAATAGCAGTTGCCCGGACACTTGGGGCCCGGTCTGTGGTTGGCATGGATATAGATCCCATgctaatag gaCAAGCTAGGAAGAATCTGAAATCGTTCATTCCAGTTCCAACTGAACCAAAGCGGgatgatgataaaaaagctGATTTAGAAGACGATAAGAAAGGAGACTGCGATAAGTGTAAGGAAGATAAATGCGATGATTGTAACATCGATCAAAAGCTCGATAAACACGAAGATTTGAAGAAAGTTTTGCCTCTAACGGGGAGGAAATTACGGCGGCCTCGGAAGAACAGGAAGGCGGTTCACAAGCTGGAACAAGGCCAGTGCTTCTTCCCAATGTCCATGACCATGTTGTATGGACCTCTGGGTGACTCAACAACTGAGGTGACGCCGCCCGTCTTCCCCGGCAACGTCACGTTCAAGCAG GGCAACTATGTCCCTCGCGAGGAGGTGGCGGTGGGAAGCGGCCCCGAAAGCCCTCAGTTCGATCTGATCCTGTGCCTGTCCACCACCAAGTGGATGCATTTAAACTGGGGCGATGCGGGCCTGAAGCGTGCCTTTCGGCGAATGTTCGCCGATCTACGTCCCGGCGGGAAATTGGTGCTAGAAGCTCAAAACTGGGCTAGctataagaaaaagaagcgtCTAACG CCGACAATTTATGAAAACTTCAATTCGATTGAACTGTTCCCGAACAAATTTCGTGACTACTTGCTGTCGCCTGAAGTCGGATTCAGCAAATGCTGCATATTAGGTGTTCCGCAGCATGCGAGCAAGGGTTTCCGGCGGCCGATACAACTGTACGTGAAGGGCGACTTCACCCCGAGCAAGGCGTGCTGGTCGGACGCGTACGCGCCGTCGTCGCACCACCGGCCCGAGGCCGAGCAGCCGCGCCGCACCGTGTACGCGCCCGTGGCGCCTGCCTACCGGCCCAGCGACGACGCGCCCTCCTGCGGCGCCGCCACGCCTTATTCGCCTAATCTGGATTGCTGCGCTGATGATTCTCCCTTCTACAATCCGCGCAGTGACTCGTACGCTCCGTCGTACCAACCTCCGCGGCCTACCGTGTACGCGACGCTGCCGTCCCCGCTGGGCAGCGCGTCGCCGGCGGCGTCGCCAGCTGCctcgcccgcgccgcacgcgtCGCCGGCACCGGACCCGATGTCCGCGCGCGGCTTCCCGGAGCCTCGTCCCCATGATGATTAG
- the LOC110369969 gene encoding protein claret segregational, with product MNNKMSRIPKMPPVTATKENKPSLLNRRPIPRTLVSTLSDADKKDLIMNHTKPALRGGPSATMPAQRLKRSATAPSSVNVPPPKVTKVEKKTAVAPKIAPYDYKARFNDLLGKHKNMKSEFDDLKEKHIEVSDNYEKTKDSVQCCIDERDNLKENLLKSLTELREKTAEFDKMKIDFDIQKMENENLQRKTVLLDEITNSLKQKTAELDKVQSEFTELSRQHKSLKEETEALRVLTDHLKKISIQYDKLQLDYKEAQEVIAKYKSESEILQNILAAMHKEQRDLRNTIQDLKGNIRVYCRIRPPLESEQTKPRFNLNVLDACSIEVEKVELLNSVRKGKPQHGFTFDGIFTPHASQEDVFAEVSTMVQSALDGYNVCIFAYGQTGSGKTYTMEGGCGTEQYGIIPRAFNMIFTCMEDLKRMGWELTIKASFLEIYNEIIYDLLNSSKDQVTHEIKMSNSKGTDVYVSNLKEEEVKNSHDFIRLMIFAQRNRQTAATLNNERSSRSHSVAQIKISAIHEKRKEKYTSNLNLVDLAGSESGKTTQRMDETKHINRSLSELSKVILSLQTNQSHIPYRNSKLTHLLMPSLGGNSKTLMLVNINQFDECFNETLNSLRFATQVNNCRVVKAKKNITMFDT from the exons ATGAATAATAAG atGTCCCGAATACCTAAAATGCCACCAGTAACAGCAACTAAAGAAAACAAACCAAGTTTGTTAAATCGTCGTCCAATCCCTAGAACCCTAGTGAGCACTCTCAGTGATGCTGATAAAAAGGATTTGATCATGAATCATACCAAGCCTGCCCTGCGAGGTGGACCATCGGCTACAATGCCAGCTCAACGCCTCAAGAGATCGGCTACAGCACCCTCATCTGTCAATGTGCCTCCACCTAAAGTAACTAAAGTGGAAAAAAAGACAGCAGTTGCACCAAAAATTGCACCGTATGACTATAAAGCAAGGTTCAATGACTTGCTTGGaaagcataaaaatatgaaaagtgaATTTGATGACTTGAAAGAAAAACACATTGAAGTATCTGACAATTATGAGAAGACTAAAGATTCAGTTCAATGCTGTATTGATGAAAGAGACAATTTGAAAGAAAACTTATTGAAGTCTCTTACTGAACTAAGAGAAAAGACTGCAGAGTTTGACaaaatgaaaattgattttgacaTCCAGAAAATGGAAAATGAAAATCTACAGCGTAAAACTGTATTGTTAGATGAGATAACCAACAGTTTGAAGCAAAAAACTGCTGAACTGGATAAAGTGCAATCAGAGTTCACTGAACTCTCCAGACAACATAAAAGTCTTAAAGAAGAAACGGAAGCCTTGAGAGTGTTAACAGATCATCTTAAGAAAATATCAATCCAGTATGATAAGTTGCAACTTGACTACAAAGAAGCACAAGAAGTTATTGCTAAATATAAATCAGAATCAGAAATATTGCAGAACATCTTGGCTGCAATGCATAAAGAGCAAAGAGACCTACGAAATACAATTCAAGATTTGAAAGGCAATATCAGAGTGTACTGTAGGATAAGACCACCTTTGGAGTCTGAACAAACAAAGCCAAGATTCAATCTCAATGTTCTTGATGCTTGTTCTATTGAGGTTGAAAAAGTTGAATTGTTGAATTCAGTTAGAAAAGGAAAGCCACAACATGGTTTTACATTTGATGGTATATTCACTCCCCATGCATCTCAGGAAGATGTGTTTGCTGAAGTTTCAACTATGGTCCAGTCTGCATTAGATGGGTACAATGTGTGTATTTTTGCCTATGGCCAAACCGGCTCTGGTAAAACCTATACCATGGAGGGAGGTTGTGGAACTGAGCAGTATGGTATCATACCAAGAGCATTCAACATGATCTTCACATGTATGGAAGATTTAAAACGCATGGGTTGGGAGTTGACAATAAAAGCATCATTTTTGGAAATATACAATGAAATAATCTATGACTTGCTGAACTCTAGTAAGGACCAGGTAACTCATGagataaaaatgtcaaattctaAAGGAACAGATGTGTATGTGTCTAATTTAAAGGAAGAGGAAGTGAAGAACTCTCATGACTTCATCAGGCTGATGATATTTGCCCAACGTAACAGACAAACTGCCGCAACCCTGAACAATGAGCGCAGCTCCCGATCTCACTCGGTCGCCCAGATTAAAATATCGGCAATACATGAAAAACGCAAGGAGAAATATACAAGTAATTTGAATTTGGTAGATCTGGCTGGATCAGAGAGTGGTAAAACCACACAGCGCATGGATGAAACGAAGCACATTAACAGATCTTTATCAGAGTTGTCCAAAGTTATTTTATCACTACAGACCAACCAGTCACATATCCCATACAGAAATTCTAAGCTGACCCACCTACTGATGCCTAGTTTGGGAGGTAATTCAAAAACACTTATGTTGGTCAATATCAACCAATTTGATGAATGCTTTAATGAGACTCTGAACTCCTTACGCTTTGCCACACAAGTTAACAATTGCAGGGTAGTCAAAGCAAAGAAAAATATCACTATGTTTGACacataa
- the LOC110369917 gene encoding inositol-trisphosphate 3-kinase homolog isoform X4, producing the protein MTVTSKMNSVSRQSVLSRLGPGGLLYAANKILAVAVPGKEEERWRSKDEGALFKRWRRTPSAVEAPTSTPAPTAPTPQPSELLKFLAINALELSAPASDALLKSRSSEWFQLAGHPGSLAPAGPGTVWKRRAAGDHPNHNPERDAYEALAACPHMRSAIPRYYRELEYGGERFIELQDLLHGFRDPHVMDVKMGTRTFLEDEVSNARARTDLYEKMVRLDPKAPTEAEHAAHAVTKLRYMQFREQRSSSAEQGFRIEAVKVPGEPPLTDLQKVREPQQIANTVARFLGNNEKARRAIITRLREIRELFENSDFFKTHEIVGSSIFIIYDDERVGAWLIDFAKTRSVPEGLRVDHRAEWQQGNHEEGFLYGLDRLIDTIETAKLPTPGDAATTEPDVSR; encoded by the exons ATGACCGTCACCAGCAAGATGAACAGTGTCTCCCGCCAATCTGTGCTGAGTCGCCTCGGCCCTGGCGGGCTACTCTACGCTGCCAATAAGATTTTAGCG GTCGCAGTGCCTGGTAAAGAGGAGGAGCGCTGGCGCAGCAAAGATGAAGGTGCGCTGTTCAAACGCTGGCGGCGTACCCCGTCCGCTGTCGAAGCGCCCACCTCCACTCCGGCACCCACTGCACCCACCCCTCAACCCTCCGAACTACTCAAGTTCCTAGCTATT aATGCATTGGAATTATCAGCACCCGCATCTGATGCGTTGCTGAAATCTCGCTCTTCGGAATGGTTCCAACTGGCTGGCCATCCCGGGTCCCTGGCGCCCGCAGGCCCAGGGACCGTCTGGAAGCGGCGCGCGGCCGGGGACCACCCCAACCACAACCCCGAGCGCGACGCCTACGAAGCGCTCGCCGCCTGCCCTCACATGCGGTCCGCTATCCCGAGATACTACCGCGAACTGGAGTATGGTGGCGAACGATTCATAGAACTGCAGGACTTACTGCACGGCTTCAGAGATCCTCATGTCATGGATGTCAAGATGGGCACACGCACTTTCCTTGAAGATGAAGTTAGCAATGCTCGTGCTCGTACCGACCTTTATGAGAAAATGGTGCGATTGGACCCGAAAGCACCCACCGAAGCTGAGCATGCGGCTCACGCTGTCACTAAACTACGTTATATGCAATTTCGTGAACAGCGGTCTTCTTCAGCTGAACAAGGCTTCCGTATCGAAGCAGTAAAGGTCCCAGGAGAACCACCCCTCACCGACTTACAAAAAGTGCGCGAACCTCAGCAAATCGCAAACACAGTGGCGAGGTTCCTGGGCAATAATGAAAAGGCACGACGTGCCATTATTACACGGCTCCGCGAAATCAGAGAACTTTTTGAAAATTCAGATTTCTTCAAAACTCATGAAATTGTCGGCAGCAGTATATTCATAATTTACGATGATGAACGTGTCGGCGCGTGGTTGATCGACTTCGCTAAAACTAGAAGCGTACCAGAAGGTCTCCGCGTTGATCATCGCGCGGAGTGGCAACAGGGCAACCACGAAGAAGGTTTTCTTTACGGCTTAGATAGACTCATAGACACTATAGAAACTGCAAAACTTCCTACGCCAGGCGATGCAGCAACGACAGAACCGGATGTATCACGTTGA
- the LOC110369917 gene encoding inositol-trisphosphate 3-kinase homolog isoform X5 encodes MLTEEIWSQVAVPGKEEERWRSKDEGALFKRWRRTPSAVEAPTSTPAPTAPTPQPSELLKFLAINALELSAPASDALLKSRSSEWFQLAGHPGSLAPAGPGTVWKRRAAGDHPNHNPERDAYEALAACPHMRSAIPRYYRELEYGGERFIELQDLLHGFRDPHVMDVKMGTRTFLEDEVSNARARTDLYEKMVRLDPKAPTEAEHAAHAVTKLRYMQFREQRSSSAEQGFRIEAVKVPGEPPLTDLQKVREPQQIANTVARFLGNNEKARRAIITRLREIRELFENSDFFKTHEIVGSSIFIIYDDERVGAWLIDFAKTRSVPEGLRVDHRAEWQQGNHEEGFLYGLDRLIDTIETAKLPTPGDAATTEPDVSR; translated from the exons GTCGCAGTGCCTGGTAAAGAGGAGGAGCGCTGGCGCAGCAAAGATGAAGGTGCGCTGTTCAAACGCTGGCGGCGTACCCCGTCCGCTGTCGAAGCGCCCACCTCCACTCCGGCACCCACTGCACCCACCCCTCAACCCTCCGAACTACTCAAGTTCCTAGCTATT aATGCATTGGAATTATCAGCACCCGCATCTGATGCGTTGCTGAAATCTCGCTCTTCGGAATGGTTCCAACTGGCTGGCCATCCCGGGTCCCTGGCGCCCGCAGGCCCAGGGACCGTCTGGAAGCGGCGCGCGGCCGGGGACCACCCCAACCACAACCCCGAGCGCGACGCCTACGAAGCGCTCGCCGCCTGCCCTCACATGCGGTCCGCTATCCCGAGATACTACCGCGAACTGGAGTATGGTGGCGAACGATTCATAGAACTGCAGGACTTACTGCACGGCTTCAGAGATCCTCATGTCATGGATGTCAAGATGGGCACACGCACTTTCCTTGAAGATGAAGTTAGCAATGCTCGTGCTCGTACCGACCTTTATGAGAAAATGGTGCGATTGGACCCGAAAGCACCCACCGAAGCTGAGCATGCGGCTCACGCTGTCACTAAACTACGTTATATGCAATTTCGTGAACAGCGGTCTTCTTCAGCTGAACAAGGCTTCCGTATCGAAGCAGTAAAGGTCCCAGGAGAACCACCCCTCACCGACTTACAAAAAGTGCGCGAACCTCAGCAAATCGCAAACACAGTGGCGAGGTTCCTGGGCAATAATGAAAAGGCACGACGTGCCATTATTACACGGCTCCGCGAAATCAGAGAACTTTTTGAAAATTCAGATTTCTTCAAAACTCATGAAATTGTCGGCAGCAGTATATTCATAATTTACGATGATGAACGTGTCGGCGCGTGGTTGATCGACTTCGCTAAAACTAGAAGCGTACCAGAAGGTCTCCGCGTTGATCATCGCGCGGAGTGGCAACAGGGCAACCACGAAGAAGGTTTTCTTTACGGCTTAGATAGACTCATAGACACTATAGAAACTGCAAAACTTCCTACGCCAGGCGATGCAGCAACGACAGAACCGGATGTATCACGTTGA